Genomic window (Pseudomonas sp. L5B5):
GCCACGCAGGGTGGCGATGCCTTTTACGTGCGGATGGGACTCAGGCAGCTTGGTCAGGGGCGGGCAGGGAATGATTTCACTGACTTTAAGCAGGTTGATTGCCATCAGCTTGCCGCTGCGCAAGGTAAACAGCAGAAGCGAAAGCGAATCTGCGCGGGCTTTGTTGGAGGACATAAAAACCTTCTCTGGAAGAATTGGCGCGTGGATCAAGCCACGGACAACCATTGATAACGGGTTATCGACGCTTTCAGGATGGGCTTTAGCCGGATTGCCCGATCCATGCAGTCGCAGCCGGTGAGGGGCCAGGTGCAATCATTTCAGGCCCAGGCGCCTGGCCAGGCGGCCCAGGTTGGCCCTGTCCAAGCCTAGCTCACGGGCGGCGGCGGCCCAGTTGTCCTGGTGTTGTTCCAGGCAGGCCTCGATCAGCCGGCGCTGGTAGTGTTCGGTGGCCTGGCGCAGGTCCCCCGGCACTGCGGTCGGTAGCACGGGTGGCGGGCCGGGCTCGGCAGGCGCGCCAGGCTTTTCGCTGGCCCGGGGCAGGTCCAGGTCCGGTGCGTCGAGGGTGAGGATCTTCGGCCGTTGCCGGTGGTTGCCCAGGGTCTTGAGGGCGCTGCGGCCAATCAGGTGTTCCAGTTCGCGGACGTTGCCCGGCCAGTTGTAGGCCAGCAGCGCCGCCTGGGCGTCGGCGCTCAGGCGCAGGCTGCCCAGGCCCATGCGCGAACGGTTCTGTTCCAGGAAGTAGCCGCTGAGCAACAGGACGTCGCGGCCCCGGTCGCGCAAGGCCGGTACCCGGAGCGGGTAGACGCTGAGGCGATGGTAGAAGTCGGCGCGGTAGCGGCCGTTACGTACCTCTTGTGCCAGGTCGCGATTGGTGGCGGCGATCAGGCGCACGTCCACCCGGTGTTCCTTGTCCGAGCCCAGGCGCTGTAGCTGGCCGCTTTGCAGCACGCGCAGCAGCTTGGCCTGGACGAGCAGTGGCAGTTCGCCGACTTCATCGAGGAACAGGGTGCCGCCGTTGGCCAGTTCGAACTTGCCCTGGCGATCCTGAGTAGCCCCCGTGAAGGCGCCACGTACATGGCCAAACAGCTCGCTCTCCACCAGGGTGTCCGGCAGGGCCGCACAGTTGAGGCTGACCAGCGGTTGGTCGGCACGCAGCGAGGCGGCATGGATGGCCTGGGCCACCAACTCCTTGCCGACTCCGGTTTCACCGGTGATCAGCACCGTCAGGTCGCTGCTGCCCACCAGGGCGATTTCTTCCATCAGGTGCTTGTGGGCCTTGCTCTGGCCGATCATTTCCCGGGGCTGGCCGCTGGCCTGGCGATACACCTCGGCGCGCTGGTGTTCGTTCTCGGCACGTTGGGCCAGGCGTTCGATACGCTGGGCAGCACTGACCGTGGCGGCGGCAAGGCTGGCGAAGGCTTGCAGGGCGTCCAGTTCGATGGGTTCGAAGCGCTGCGGGTCCAGGGCGTCGAGAGTCAGCAGGCCCCAGGGCCGCTCTTCGATGAATAGCGGGCAGCCCATGCAGTCGTGGACTTCCAGGTGCTCGGCGAGCCCCTCCACCAGGCCGTCGTAGGGGTCCGGCAACTGGCTGTCGCTGGCGAAGCGGGTAGGCCCCGGGCTGCTGAGCAGCGCGGCGAAGCGCGGGTGTTCGCTGACCTTGAAGCGCCGCCCCAGGGTATCGGTGCTCAGGCCGTCGACGGCCAGCGGCACCAGCCATTCCCCATCCAGGCGCAGCAGCGCGGCGGCGTCGCATGGAAGCAGTACGCGCAGGGCTTCCAGCAGTCGGCGATAGCGTTCCCCTTCCGGCAGTTCCCGGGACAGGTCAGTGACCAGCGGCAGCAGCGTGGTCAGCAGGGCTTTTGCAGTCATAAAGACTCCTTATGGTCCTAATGACTATAAGTGCCTAAGGGTCTTTTTGACCATCTTTGTTTTAACATACTGATTTTATTGAATTTAAATTCTGGCATGAATACTGATTAGGAAAGGGAAACCTGCAAGCAGTCATAAGTCCAGGAGTTGTCCCATGCTAAGCGTCCAAGACCGCGCCATCATCAAATCCACCGTGCCCCTGCTGGAAAGCGGCGGTGAGGCCCTGATCACCCACTTCTACCGGATGATGCTCTCCGAGTACCCCGAGGTCCGTCCGCTGTTCAACCAGGCCCACCAGACCAGCGGTGACCAGCCCCGGGCCCTGGCCAACGGCGTGCTGATGTACGCCCGGCATATCGACCAGCTGGACCAGCTGGGAGACCTGGTGGCCAAGATCATCAACAAGCACGTCGCGCTGCAAATCCTGCCAGAGCACTACCCGATCGTCGGCAGTTGCCTGTTGCGGGCCATTTCAGAAGTCCTGGGCAGCGAGATCGCCACCCCGGAAGTGATCGCTGCCTGGGCCGCGGCGTACAACCAGCTGGCGAATATCCTGATCGGCGCCGAGGCGGCCATCTATGACGAGAAGGCCCAGGCCCCGGGCGGCTGGCGTGGTGCCCGGGCGTTCAAGCTGGTGCGCAGGGTGGAAGAGAGCGCGGAAATCACGTCCTTCTATTTCGAGCCTGTCGACCAGGCACCCATTCTCGCAGCCGAGCCGGGCCAGTACATTGGCCTGCAACTGTTCGTCGATGGTCAGGAAATCCGTCGTAACTACTCGTTGTCGGCCTTGTCCGACCAGGGTCAGTACCGCATCAGCGTCAAGCGCGAAGCCGGTGGCGTGGCTTCCAACTACCTGCACGATCGCTGCCAGGTGGGCAGCAGCATCATGCTGTTCCCGCCCGCCGGGGAGTTCACCCTGCAGGCCAGCGACAAGCCGCTGGTTCTGATCAGTGGCGGCGTCGGTATCACCCCGACCCTGCCGATGCTGGAGGCTGCGCTGGCCACCGAGCGCCCGGTGCACTTCATTCACTGCGCACGCAATGGCCAGGTGCATGCGTTCCGCCAGTGGGTCGACGCCCTGGCCGCGCGTTATCCACAGCTCAAGCGCTTCTACTGTTATGCCGAGGATGATGGCGTCAGCCCAGCGGCTGACAAGCTGGGCCTGTTGAGCCAGGATCAGTTGGCCCAATGGCTGCCCGAGCAGCGTGATCTGGATGCCTACTTCCTGGGGCCCAAGAGTTTCATGGTGGCGATCAAGCGTCATCTGAAGGCCCTGGGCATTCCCGAGCAGCAGAGCCGCTACGAGTTCTTCGGCCCGGCTGCGGCCCTGGTATAACCCTCCCGCCTGCCGTAATACCCATCAGTAAAGGGAGCTGATCCCCTGTAGGAGCGAGGCTTGCTCGCGATGGTAGTTAACGCTAGCGCGTGTTCACTGGATAAACCCAGCGCTCTGAAGTCCATCGCGGGCAAGCCTCGCTCCTGCCAGCATCACCCGCCTACCTGCTCCTGTCCTCCAGGAGCCTTGGGGCATCGGCAATTTCCCCAGCCATTGGCCAACCTTGAAAGGGCGACTGTCTCGTTAATCCCGGCTTAACCTGCCTGTCGTTAATTCCCAGCGATAACGCCCGGCCCGCGGGTGCCCGAATCAGCGGGTGGACACCTGTGGCTGCCCGGCGGGCCTTGGCTTTCAGCCTTCAAGCAATGCATTCAAAGGTCATGTTCAGCGTGTAGACTTCCGGGCATTGCGACGGCAAACCGGCCACTTGGCAACTCCACTGCGTGCCGCCGCGACAGACGCGGGCGGGCCGCTGCAACAGACAGAAAAAGGAATAGGGATGAGTGACGACAGACTGCGTTTGGGACGGGAACGACGCTTCCTGGTACTGCTTGGGGTGATCTGCCTGGCTCTGATCGGCGGAGCCCTGTACATGCAGGTGGTGCTGGGCGAGGCGCCTTGCCCGTTGTGCATCCTGCAACGCTACGCTTTGCTGCTGATCGCGATCTTCGCCTTCATCGGCGCTGCCCTGAGTTCGCGGCGCGGCATCACCATCATGGAGACCCTGGTGGTCATCAGTGCCATCGCCGGCGCCGGGGTCGCGGGGCACCATGTGTATACCCAGTTCTACCCGTCGGTGAGCTGTGGCATCGATGTGCTGCAGCCAATCGTCGACAGCCTGCCGCTGGCGAGCATCTTTCCCCTGGGCTTCCAGGTCGATGGCTTTTGCTCCACGCCATACCCACCGATCCTGGGGTTGTCCCTGGCCCAATGGGCATTGGTGGCCTTCGTGCTGACGGTGATCCTGGTGCCGCTGGGTATCGTGCGCAACCGCAAGAACAGCTACTGATCCACCGGAAATAGCCCCGGCCCCTCGACAGGGGCCGGGGCTTTTTCGTGTCGGGCACGGTGATGTTGAAAAGTCCGTGATTTGCGGCAAGACGGGGTGCAACAAAAGTGCGACATGTTGTCACACTGATGCGGTCGCAGGAGGAGGGAAGAAGAGTTTCAAGGGACTGCAATTTACCCAACTGGTTCAACTCAAGCCTGTCAATTTGTGTATGCGAGCAGGGTTGCGGGAAATCATAGCCTGCTATCTATACAAATCTTCACAGACCCCGTTTTACAAGGGGTAAAGCCATGTGGATGGCGGCTTTCAGCCACTTTTTCCAGCCTTGGACGAGTCTGTCAGAGGGGCTTTTTTGGGGTTTTTGTTGAGAATGAAAATCGATATGATTGGGCGCCTTCGTAACAATCATGTGGGATTGTTGCGGTGAGCGATAAAAATTATTTCGGGATAAGACATGGTTTATAAAACGCGACATATCTACAATCGCCCGCACTGAATTTCCGACGCTGCTCACCCCTGAGCACACGAGGACAGTCGAGGAGCGATTTGAGCGTTCCATGCGACTGCAGGTGTCGGCGCCTTCCTAACTTCCGCACCAAATGGAATTGGTCTGTAACAAGGCCTTTGACCACGAGATCGAATAAGAACCACTGCTAGCCCGGGATGTGTCGTTGAGCGTTTCACCCAACGGGCAGGCCCTTATTCAATTGAAGAAAAATGCCAACCCTTGGCAGGGTGAAGTGTTGGCGATCAAAACCCAACTGCATTGCGCAAGCTGCTTTAGAGGTCGTGAGATGAGTAAAAACAGGTACCCCAGATTACTAGGCTTATTGCCGCTGCTCAGCATGTTGATGCTGGGAGGCTGCAAATGGACCTTGCTTGATCCCAAGGGTCAGGTTGGTCTGGACGAGCGAAACCTGATCATCACTGCAACCATTCTGATGCTGCTGGTGGTTGTGCCGGTCATCATCATGACCTTCGCTTTTGCCTGGAAATATCGGGCTTCCAACAAAGACGCTACCTACGCGCCGAAGTGGTCCCACTCTACCAAGATCGAAGTGGCCGTATGGGCCGTGCCGATCCTGATCATCATTGCCCTGGGCTATGTGACCTACAAGTCGACCCACGCCCTGGACCCTTATCGTCCGCTGGAGTCCGACGTCAAGCCGGTGACCATCGAGGTCGTGGCAATGGACTGGAAGTGGCTGTTCATCTATCCCGAGCAAGGGATCGCCACCGTCAACAAGATCGTGTTCCCGGCCCATACCCCGGTCAACTTCCGCGTGACCTCCGACACCGTGATGAACTCGTTCTTCATCCCGGGCCTGGGCGGCCAGATCTATGCGATGGCGGGCATGACCACCAAGCTGCACCTGATCGCCAACCAGAACACCGAACTTGAAGGTATCTCCGCCAACTACAGCGGCGCGGGTTTCACCGGCATGAAGTTCAAAGCGATCGCAACCAGTCAGGAAGATTTCGACGCCTGGGTAAACGAAGTCAAGAAGGCACCTAAACAGCTGGACACCGCTGAATACGAAGCCCTTTCCAAGGCGAGCCAGAACAATCCTGTAGAGCTCTACTCCGCCTACGCGCCGAACCTGTTCCAGACCATCATCGACAAGTATGAAGGCATGAAACCGGGCAAGCCGCTCAAGCACGAGAAGAAAGAAAAGGAACTGGCTGCAACGCAAGGGATGGACGTGAGTTCGCATTCAGCTGCCGGGGCAGAGGAGTAAACGATGTTTGGTAAATTAAGTCTGGAAGCGATTCCGTTCCACGAGCCGATTGTCATGGTGACCATTGCCATGATCGCGCTGGGTGGTCTGGCGCTGTTCGCGGCAATCACCTACTTCAAGAAGTGGACCTACCTGTGGACCGAGTGGCTGACTTCGGTCGACCACAAGAAAATCGGCGTGATGTACATCATCGTCGCCATGGTCATGCTGCTGCGCGGCTTCGCTGACGCCATCATGATGCGTACCCAGCTGGCCATGGCCACCGAGGGTTCGCCTGGTTACCTGCCACCTGAACACTATGACCAGATCTTCACCGCCCACGGTGTGATCATGATCATCTTCATGGCGATGCCATTCTTCACCGGCCTGATGAACCTTGTCGTGCCGCTGCAGATCGGTGCCCGTGACGTGGCCTATCCGTTCCTCAACTCCCTGAGCTTCTGGCTGCTGGTGTCCGGCGTCGTGCTGATCAACCTGTCCCTGGGCGTTGGCGAATTCGCCAAGACCGGCTGGGTTGCCTATCCGCCGTTGTCGGGTCTGCAATACAGTCCTGGCGTGGGTATGGACTACTACATCTGGGCGCTACAGCTCTCGGGTCTGGGGACAACGCTGACGGGGGTCAACTTCCTCGCCACCGTACTGAAGATGCGTACCCCGGGCATGAAGATCATGGACATGCCGATCTTCACCTGGACCTGCACCTGGGCCAACGTGCTGATCGTGGCTTCGTTCCCGATCCTCACCGCTACCCTGGCACTGCTGACGCTTGACCGTTACATGGATTTCCACATTTTCACCAATGAACTTGGTGGCAATCCAATGATGTACGTGAACCTGTTCTGGGCCTGGGGTCACCCCGAGGTGTACATCCTGATCCTGCCGGCGTTCGGTATCTTCTCCGAAGTCATCTCGACCTTCTCCGGCAAGCGCCTGTTCGGCCACCACTCGATGATCTACGCGTCCGGCGCGATCTCGATCCTGGGCTTCATGGTCTGGCTGCACCACTTCTTCACCATGGGTTCGGGGGCCAGCGTCAACGCCTTCTTCGGTCTGGCGACGATGCTGATCTCGATCCCGACGGGGGTGAAGCTGTTCAACTGGCTGTTCACCATCTACCACGGTCGCCTGCGCATCACCAGCCAGG
Coding sequences:
- the norR gene encoding nitric oxide reductase transcriptional regulator NorR; this encodes MTAKALLTTLLPLVTDLSRELPEGERYRRLLEALRVLLPCDAAALLRLDGEWLVPLAVDGLSTDTLGRRFKVSEHPRFAALLSSPGPTRFASDSQLPDPYDGLVEGLAEHLEVHDCMGCPLFIEERPWGLLTLDALDPQRFEPIELDALQAFASLAAATVSAAQRIERLAQRAENEHQRAEVYRQASGQPREMIGQSKAHKHLMEEIALVGSSDLTVLITGETGVGKELVAQAIHAASLRADQPLVSLNCAALPDTLVESELFGHVRGAFTGATQDRQGKFELANGGTLFLDEVGELPLLVQAKLLRVLQSGQLQRLGSDKEHRVDVRLIAATNRDLAQEVRNGRYRADFYHRLSVYPLRVPALRDRGRDVLLLSGYFLEQNRSRMGLGSLRLSADAQAALLAYNWPGNVRELEHLIGRSALKTLGNHRQRPKILTLDAPDLDLPRASEKPGAPAEPGPPPVLPTAVPGDLRQATEHYQRRLIEACLEQHQDNWAAAARELGLDRANLGRLARRLGLK
- the hmpA gene encoding NO-inducible flavohemoprotein, producing the protein MLSVQDRAIIKSTVPLLESGGEALITHFYRMMLSEYPEVRPLFNQAHQTSGDQPRALANGVLMYARHIDQLDQLGDLVAKIINKHVALQILPEHYPIVGSCLLRAISEVLGSEIATPEVIAAWAAAYNQLANILIGAEAAIYDEKAQAPGGWRGARAFKLVRRVEESAEITSFYFEPVDQAPILAAEPGQYIGLQLFVDGQEIRRNYSLSALSDQGQYRISVKREAGGVASNYLHDRCQVGSSIMLFPPAGEFTLQASDKPLVLISGGVGITPTLPMLEAALATERPVHFIHCARNGQVHAFRQWVDALAARYPQLKRFYCYAEDDGVSPAADKLGLLSQDQLAQWLPEQRDLDAYFLGPKSFMVAIKRHLKALGIPEQQSRYEFFGPAAALV
- a CDS encoding disulfide bond formation protein B, with the translated sequence MSDDRLRLGRERRFLVLLGVICLALIGGALYMQVVLGEAPCPLCILQRYALLLIAIFAFIGAALSSRRGITIMETLVVISAIAGAGVAGHHVYTQFYPSVSCGIDVLQPIVDSLPLASIFPLGFQVDGFCSTPYPPILGLSLAQWALVAFVLTVILVPLGIVRNRKNSY
- the cyoA gene encoding ubiquinol oxidase subunit II → MSKNRYPRLLGLLPLLSMLMLGGCKWTLLDPKGQVGLDERNLIITATILMLLVVVPVIIMTFAFAWKYRASNKDATYAPKWSHSTKIEVAVWAVPILIIIALGYVTYKSTHALDPYRPLESDVKPVTIEVVAMDWKWLFIYPEQGIATVNKIVFPAHTPVNFRVTSDTVMNSFFIPGLGGQIYAMAGMTTKLHLIANQNTELEGISANYSGAGFTGMKFKAIATSQEDFDAWVNEVKKAPKQLDTAEYEALSKASQNNPVELYSAYAPNLFQTIIDKYEGMKPGKPLKHEKKEKELAATQGMDVSSHSAAGAEE
- the cyoB gene encoding cytochrome o ubiquinol oxidase subunit I, which produces MFGKLSLEAIPFHEPIVMVTIAMIALGGLALFAAITYFKKWTYLWTEWLTSVDHKKIGVMYIIVAMVMLLRGFADAIMMRTQLAMATEGSPGYLPPEHYDQIFTAHGVIMIIFMAMPFFTGLMNLVVPLQIGARDVAYPFLNSLSFWLLVSGVVLINLSLGVGEFAKTGWVAYPPLSGLQYSPGVGMDYYIWALQLSGLGTTLTGVNFLATVLKMRTPGMKIMDMPIFTWTCTWANVLIVASFPILTATLALLTLDRYMDFHIFTNELGGNPMMYVNLFWAWGHPEVYILILPAFGIFSEVISTFSGKRLFGHHSMIYASGAISILGFMVWLHHFFTMGSGASVNAFFGLATMLISIPTGVKLFNWLFTIYHGRLRITSQVLWTLGFMVTFAIGGMTGVLLAIPGADFVLHNSLFVIAHFHNVIIGGAVFGYIAGFSFYFPKAFGFKLHEGWGKAAFWFWISGFFVAFMPLYALGFMGMTRRLNATTNPEWVPYLYVAMVGAVMIAVGIACQLIQLYVSVRDRKQNMCVSGDPWNAHTLEWSTSSPPPFYNFAVLPKAEGIDPFTEAKEDGTAYAQPGRYQPIHMPNNTATGVVMGALLTVFGFAMIWHIWWLAIASLAGTVIYFAIHAARDDQGYMVPVETIERIEAEQHKRLVSENKIPATRVETSLEQA